In Hevea brasiliensis isolate MT/VB/25A 57/8 chromosome 13, ASM3005281v1, whole genome shotgun sequence, a single genomic region encodes these proteins:
- the LOC110633817 gene encoding 50S ribosomal protein HLP, mitochondrial isoform X2: MLRVAARRLSSFCSTQPSWRPNQAASAIVSRNPTNGGGHSLLGGLGNNFSGLLDSSHQMTCSFFMSQQHRTFIQMRTVLKVVDNSGAKKVMCIQALKGKKGARLGDTIVASVKEAMPNGKVKKGKVVYGVVVRAAMQRGRCDGSEVKFDDNAVVLVDKQGQPIGTRVFGPVPHELRKKKHVKILTLAEHIA; encoded by the exons ATGTTGAGAGTTGCAGCGAGGAGGCTTTCTTCTTTCTGTTCCACGCAGCCATCGTGGAGGCCCAACCAGGCTGCCTCAGCAATCGTGTCGCGGAATCCGACCAACGGCG GGGGCCATTCATTGTTGGGAGGTCTTGGCAACAACTTTTCTGGCTTGTTGGACTCATCACATCAGATGACATGCAGTTTTTTTATGTCTCAG CAACATAGGACTTTCATCCAAATGAGGACAGTTCTCAAAGTTGTGGACAATTCAGGTGCAAAGAAGGTGATGTGCATACAGGCTCTGAAGGGGAAGAAAGGGGCAAGATTAGGAGACACGATAGTAGCTTCGGTAAAGGAAGCTATGCCAAATGGAAAAGTGAAGAAAGGAAAGGTTGTGTATGGTGTAGTAGTGCGTGCTGCCATGCAACGGGGACGTTGTGATGGTAGTGAGGTTAAGTTTGATGACAACGCTGTTGTACTGGTGGATAAGCAAGGTCAGCCAATTGGGACTAGAGTGTTTGGGCCAGTCCCGCATGAGCTAAGGAAGAAAAAGCA
- the LOC110633817 gene encoding 50S ribosomal protein HLP, mitochondrial isoform X3 yields MPQYSLCPHQYCIMEAKILMVFENLIGGHSLLGGLGNNFSGLLDSSHQMTCSFFMSQQHRTFIQMRTVLKVVDNSGAKKVMCIQALKGKKGARLGDTIVASVKEAMPNGKVKKGKVVYGVVVRAAMQRGRCDGSEVKFDDNAVVLVDKQGQPIGTRVFGPVPHELRKKKHVKILTLAEHIA; encoded by the exons ATGCCACAATATAGTCTGTGCCCCCATCAATATTGCATAATGGAGGCCAAGATATTGATGGTCTTTGAAAATTTGATAG GGGGCCATTCATTGTTGGGAGGTCTTGGCAACAACTTTTCTGGCTTGTTGGACTCATCACATCAGATGACATGCAGTTTTTTTATGTCTCAG CAACATAGGACTTTCATCCAAATGAGGACAGTTCTCAAAGTTGTGGACAATTCAGGTGCAAAGAAGGTGATGTGCATACAGGCTCTGAAGGGGAAGAAAGGGGCAAGATTAGGAGACACGATAGTAGCTTCGGTAAAGGAAGCTATGCCAAATGGAAAAGTGAAGAAAGGAAAGGTTGTGTATGGTGTAGTAGTGCGTGCTGCCATGCAACGGGGACGTTGTGATGGTAGTGAGGTTAAGTTTGATGACAACGCTGTTGTACTGGTGGATAAGCAAGGTCAGCCAATTGGGACTAGAGTGTTTGGGCCAGTCCCGCATGAGCTAAGGAAGAAAAAGCA
- the LOC110633817 gene encoding 50S ribosomal protein HLP, mitochondrial isoform X1 — protein MLRVAARRLSSFCSTQPSWRPNQAASAIVSRNPTNGGEYFHLSHRGGHSLLGGLGNNFSGLLDSSHQMTCSFFMSQQHRTFIQMRTVLKVVDNSGAKKVMCIQALKGKKGARLGDTIVASVKEAMPNGKVKKGKVVYGVVVRAAMQRGRCDGSEVKFDDNAVVLVDKQGQPIGTRVFGPVPHELRKKKHVKILTLAEHIA, from the exons ATGTTGAGAGTTGCAGCGAGGAGGCTTTCTTCTTTCTGTTCCACGCAGCCATCGTGGAGGCCCAACCAGGCTGCCTCAGCAATCGTGTCGCGGAATCCGACCAACGGCGGTGAGTACTTTCACCTTTCTCATAGAG GGGGCCATTCATTGTTGGGAGGTCTTGGCAACAACTTTTCTGGCTTGTTGGACTCATCACATCAGATGACATGCAGTTTTTTTATGTCTCAG CAACATAGGACTTTCATCCAAATGAGGACAGTTCTCAAAGTTGTGGACAATTCAGGTGCAAAGAAGGTGATGTGCATACAGGCTCTGAAGGGGAAGAAAGGGGCAAGATTAGGAGACACGATAGTAGCTTCGGTAAAGGAAGCTATGCCAAATGGAAAAGTGAAGAAAGGAAAGGTTGTGTATGGTGTAGTAGTGCGTGCTGCCATGCAACGGGGACGTTGTGATGGTAGTGAGGTTAAGTTTGATGACAACGCTGTTGTACTGGTGGATAAGCAAGGTCAGCCAATTGGGACTAGAGTGTTTGGGCCAGTCCCGCATGAGCTAAGGAAGAAAAAGCA